From Pseudothermotoga thermarum DSM 5069, a single genomic window includes:
- a CDS encoding ABC transporter ATP-binding protein, whose product MIKEFLKKHWYKYVLGITCLVVVDLLQLYVPRYVSKVVDHLRYEKPDLNYVSIIIWSVIGIAFGMAIVRFFWRYFIIGASRKFEYLARNILFDKLLSLSMSYFDVNRSGDLMAKFTNDLQAVRMALAQGVVLSVDATFMAIMTVIFMGSFVNWRLTWIAIAPMPGVALVALLFGRLIHKKFMKAQQEYSALSEITEETVSGVRIIKSFAANDLMHRLFNERSMRNYKTNMSLAKVSSLFFPLMTFFASLSYVLALRFGGAMVIREQVSLGEFVAFNSYLGMLTWPMMAFGFVLNVIQRGRASYKRIMEIMKEKPHVVEPDNPIKIESIEKVEFRNLTYRYPGSTRDVLKNVSFSFTKGNMVGIVGTVGSGKSTIVKLLAKLYPVERGKIFINDVDINDISSQNIRNLIAFVPSEAFLFSDEIQKNIAFAQDTIDFEKVVNYAKLAAVHEDIEKFPQGYKTIVGERGVTLSGGQKQRVTIARALYREKDVLIFDDCLSAVDPETEERIISTLREKYRDKTMIIITHRLKVLKDADLIIVLDDGKIVEMGNHEKLMQQEGLYYKMFKKQLIEGELRK is encoded by the coding sequence GTGATTAAAGAGTTTTTGAAAAAACATTGGTACAAATATGTCCTTGGAATCACCTGTTTGGTGGTTGTTGATCTTCTTCAACTTTACGTGCCAAGGTACGTTAGCAAGGTTGTTGATCATCTTCGATATGAAAAGCCCGATTTAAATTACGTTTCAATAATCATTTGGTCAGTCATAGGCATAGCTTTTGGAATGGCAATAGTTAGATTCTTCTGGCGTTATTTCATAATTGGGGCTTCTAGAAAATTTGAATATCTTGCGCGCAACATACTTTTTGACAAACTCCTTTCACTCTCCATGAGCTACTTCGATGTCAACAGAAGCGGTGATCTGATGGCAAAATTCACAAACGATTTGCAAGCAGTTAGAATGGCTCTGGCACAGGGTGTGGTTCTTTCGGTCGACGCAACATTCATGGCGATAATGACGGTTATTTTCATGGGAAGCTTTGTAAACTGGCGCTTGACATGGATTGCCATAGCACCCATGCCAGGAGTTGCGCTTGTGGCGCTCTTATTTGGTCGATTGATCCACAAAAAGTTCATGAAGGCACAGCAAGAATACTCAGCGCTCAGCGAAATCACCGAAGAAACTGTTTCCGGTGTTCGAATCATCAAAAGTTTTGCGGCAAACGATTTAATGCACCGGTTATTCAACGAAAGATCCATGAGAAATTACAAAACCAACATGTCTCTTGCAAAAGTTTCCTCGCTTTTCTTTCCACTGATGACCTTCTTTGCGTCACTATCATATGTGTTAGCGTTGCGGTTTGGAGGGGCAATGGTTATTCGCGAGCAAGTTTCGCTCGGAGAATTCGTGGCTTTCAATTCCTACCTTGGAATGCTAACCTGGCCCATGATGGCTTTTGGATTTGTTTTGAACGTGATTCAACGTGGAAGGGCATCTTACAAACGAATCATGGAAATAATGAAAGAAAAGCCACATGTTGTTGAACCTGATAATCCTATAAAAATCGAAAGTATTGAGAAGGTAGAGTTTCGCAACTTAACTTACAGATATCCAGGTTCTACAAGGGATGTTTTAAAAAACGTTAGTTTTTCCTTCACCAAGGGGAACATGGTTGGGATAGTTGGAACAGTTGGGAGTGGAAAATCAACCATAGTGAAACTTCTAGCAAAGCTTTATCCAGTTGAAAGAGGAAAAATTTTCATAAACGATGTTGATATCAACGACATTTCTTCGCAGAATATCCGAAACTTGATTGCCTTCGTTCCTTCAGAAGCTTTTCTTTTCTCCGATGAGATCCAGAAAAACATTGCTTTCGCACAGGATACGATCGATTTTGAGAAGGTGGTAAATTACGCAAAACTTGCTGCTGTCCATGAAGATATCGAGAAATTCCCACAGGGTTACAAAACGATCGTTGGAGAAAGAGGTGTGACACTCTCTGGTGGTCAAAAACAGCGTGTTACGATAGCACGTGCCTTGTACAGGGAAAAGGACGTTTTGATCTTTGACGATTGTCTTTCCGCAGTCGATCCTGAAACGGAAGAGAGAATTATTTCCACGTTGAGGGAGAAATATCGAGATAAAACGATGATAATCATAACACACAGGCTTAAGGTTTTAAAGGACGCTGACTTGATAATCGTCCTAGATGATGGAAAGATCGTGGAGATGGGAAATCACGAAAAATTGATGCAACAGGAAGGTTTGTACTACAAAATGTTCAAAAAACAACTCATAGAAGGAGAATTGAGAAAGTGA